Proteins encoded in a region of the Mycolicibacterium chitae genome:
- a CDS encoding PaaI family thioesterase: MQQTPAGFPDGFGSPFDNELGLVFTDVTPDGITAQLEVKPTLLQPMGIVHGGVYCAIIESVASTSAFVWLAEHGGGNVVGVNNNTDFLRAISAGTVYAESEPLHRGRRQQLWVVTIRDEKDRVVARGQVRLQNLDA, from the coding sequence GTGCAACAAACACCCGCGGGGTTCCCGGACGGATTCGGGTCGCCCTTCGACAACGAACTGGGCCTGGTCTTCACCGACGTCACGCCCGACGGCATCACCGCGCAACTCGAGGTCAAGCCGACCCTGCTGCAACCCATGGGCATCGTGCACGGCGGCGTGTACTGCGCGATCATCGAATCGGTCGCGAGCACGTCGGCGTTCGTGTGGCTGGCCGAGCACGGCGGCGGCAACGTCGTCGGCGTCAACAACAACACCGATTTCCTGCGCGCCATCTCGGCGGGCACGGTCTACGCCGAGTCCGAGCCGCTGCATCGCGGCCGGCGCCAGCAGCTGTGGGTCGTGACCATCCGCGACGAGAAGGATCGGGTGGTCGCGCGCGGTCAGGTGCGGCTGCAGAACCTCGACGCCTGA
- a CDS encoding urease subunit gamma, with protein sequence MRLTPHETDRLLLSYAAELARRRQARGCKLNHPEAVAIITDHLLEGARDGRTVAELMVSGTAVLTRDDVMEGIPEMLQDVQVEATFPDGTKLVTVHHPIA encoded by the coding sequence ATGCGCCTGACACCGCATGAGACCGACCGCCTGCTGCTGTCCTATGCCGCCGAACTCGCGCGGCGCCGACAGGCCCGCGGGTGCAAGCTCAACCACCCGGAGGCCGTGGCGATCATCACCGACCATCTGCTCGAGGGCGCCCGCGACGGCCGCACGGTGGCCGAGCTGATGGTCAGCGGCACCGCCGTGCTCACCCGCGACGACGTCATGGAGGGCATCCCGGAGATGCTGCAGGACGTGCAGGTCGAGGCCACCTTCCCCGACGGCACCAAGCTGGTGACCGTGCACCACCCGATCGCGTGA
- a CDS encoding urease subunit beta — protein sequence MLPGEILLGSGAIEINAGAERLELEIVNTGDRPVQVGSHVHLPQANSALSFDRAAARGYRFDIAAGTAVRFEPGVSRRVRLVPLRGTREVHGLSLDPPGRLSNP from the coding sequence GTGCTGCCCGGGGAGATCCTGCTGGGATCGGGCGCCATCGAGATCAACGCCGGCGCCGAACGCCTCGAACTCGAGATCGTCAACACCGGGGACCGGCCCGTGCAGGTGGGCAGCCATGTGCATCTGCCGCAGGCCAATTCGGCCCTCTCCTTCGACCGGGCCGCCGCCCGGGGCTACCGCTTCGATATCGCCGCGGGCACCGCGGTGCGGTTCGAACCCGGCGTGTCGCGCCGGGTTCGGCTGGTCCCGTTGCGCGGCACCCGCGAGGTGCACGGCCTGAGTCTCGACCCGCCGGGAAGGCTGAGCAACCCATGA